A stretch of the Meles meles chromosome 19, mMelMel3.1 paternal haplotype, whole genome shotgun sequence genome encodes the following:
- the GEMIN7 gene encoding gem-associated protein 7: MQTPLTIPVPVLRLPRGPDGLSRGFAPDGRRAPRMPEGPETPGSAGVQESQESQEQQARAALRERYLRSLLAMVGHQVSFTLHEGVHVTAHFGATDLDVANFYVSQLQTPIGVQAEALLRCSDIIAYTFKP, from the coding sequence ATGCAGACTCCACTGACCATCCCTGTGCCTGTGCTCCGGCTCCCCCGGGGCCCAGATGGCCTGAGCCGAGGCTTTGCCCCAGATGGACGCAGGGCCCCCCGGATGCCAGAGGGTCCCGAAACCCCGGGGTCTGCAGGAGTTCAAGAGTCTCAGGAATCCCAGGAACAGCAGGCGCGAGCGGCGCTCCGGGAACGCTACCTCCGCAGCCTGCTGGCCATGGTGGGTCACCAGGTGAGCTTCACACTGCACGAGGGCGTGCACGTGACTGCCCACTTTGGAGCCACCGACCTGGACGTGGCCAACTTCTACGTGTCACAGCTGCAGACGCCCATAGGTGTGCAGGCTGAGGCCCTGCTGCGGTGTAGTGACATTATTGCATACACCTTCAAGCCATGA